The following nucleotide sequence is from Triticum dicoccoides isolate Atlit2015 ecotype Zavitan chromosome 7B, WEW_v2.0, whole genome shotgun sequence.
CGACCCCGCCACGGGCGTCGTCTCCAAGGACGTCGTCATCGACCCGGCCAACGGCCTCTGGGCGCGCGTCTTCCTGCCGCCCGGCGCCGCCGGCAAGCTCCCCGTCCTCATCTACTTCCACGGCGGCGCCTACGTCATCGGCTCGGCGTCCGACCCCATGACGCACAACTACCTCAACGGCCTCGTCGCCGCGGCCAACGTCGTCGCGGTGGCGCTCGAGTACCGCCTCGCGCCGGAGCACCCGCTCCCCGCGGCCTACGACGACTCCTGGGAGGGGCTCAAGTGGGTGGCGTCCCACGCCACGGCGGGCGCGGCCGGCACCGAGCCGTGGCTGGTCGACCACGGCGACTTCTCCCGCGTGTTCCTGGCGGGCGGCAGCGCCGGGGGCACCATCGCGCACGTCATGGCCGTGCGCGCCGGCGAGCAGGGCGCCCTCCCCGGGGTCGGCATCAAGGGGATCATCGTGGTGCACCCGTACTTCAGCGGCGCGGCGGAGATCGGCAAGGAGGCGACCACGGGGAAGGCGGAGAAGGCCAAGGCCGACGCCTTCTGGCGCTTCCTCTACCCGGGCTCGCCGGGGCTGGACGACCCGCTGTCCAACCCGTTCTCGGAGGCGGCCGGCGGCAGCGCGGCGCGCATCGCCGGCGAGCGCGTGCTCGTCTGCGTCGCCCAGAAGGACGGCCTCCGGGACAGGGGCGTCTGGTACTACGAGAGCCTCAAGGCGAGCGGGTACGGCGGCGAGGTGGAGCTGCTCGAGTCCATGGACGAGGACCACGTCTTCTACTGCATGAAGCCGCGGTCCGAGAAAGCGATCGAGTTGCAGGAGCGCATCCTCAGCTTCCTCCGCAAGTGAGCGGCCGCGCGCACCGGCTGGTGAAGGCAAGGGAAGGGAAGATTCCCTTGATGGAATAATTT
It contains:
- the LOC119338138 gene encoding probable carboxylesterase 12, whose protein sequence is MAATGGSDEEVHFDFFPLVRQYKSGRVERFFNFPPIPAGVDPATGVVSKDVVIDPANGLWARVFLPPGAAGKLPVLIYFHGGAYVIGSASDPMTHNYLNGLVAAANVVAVALEYRLAPEHPLPAAYDDSWEGLKWVASHATAGAAGTEPWLVDHGDFSRVFLAGGSAGGTIAHVMAVRAGEQGALPGVGIKGIIVVHPYFSGAAEIGKEATTGKAEKAKADAFWRFLYPGSPGLDDPLSNPFSEAAGGSAARIAGERVLVCVAQKDGLRDRGVWYYESLKASGYGGEVELLESMDEDHVFYCMKPRSEKAIELQERILSFLRK